The Pseudomonas sp. HOU2 DNA window TCAGGCCCTGCTCGGCAAGGAACGCCAGAATACCTTCAGCCCAGGCCACCGCATCCGCGCGGTCGGTATTGGCCTGACCGCCCAGCTCGACGGTAGTCGCCAGGCACGCCAGTGGAATCTGCGCGTCCGGGAACTGCCGCGACAGACGCAGCCACGGCAACGAGCACGCTTCATCGAAGGAGCTGCCACCGGAATCTTCTGCCAACAGACCGACCTTCACATTCAGGTGCGCGGCCAGCGAACGCCACTGCGGCCAGTGCTGCGGCAACGCATACATGTGCAGCGCCGCTTCAGCGTCGCAATGCAGATCGAGCACCACATCGGCGGTGCAGGCGTGGCTGAGCAAAACGCGCTGCATGCCTTGCAACTGGCTGCTCGCCTCGGGCAGTGCCGCCAGATGATCAGCCATGGCCTGACGGATCAGCCGAATATTGGCATGCGGATCGTCACCGAGGCTGTCAGCCAATGCCGCTGCAACCGGTGCGCTCAGCTCGACGAAATCGCGGTTGAAATTCTTGCCGCTGCCCGCCTCGAAACGCCCCTGATGATTGCCTTGCAGCAATTGGCCGAGGCCCAGCGGGTTGGCGACCGGTACCAGCTCGATCACGCCGTTGAGCAAGCCTTGGGCTTCGAGTTCGCCGAGGCGCTTTTTCAGTTCCCAGGCGGTGCGCATGCCCGGCAGTTCGTCAGCGTGCAGGCTGGCCTGGATGTAGGCCTTGCGCTCGCCGCTGCCGAAGCGGAAGACCGCAATCTTGCGCTCGCTGCCCAGATGACTCCACGGCAATACGTGGTCGATGCGTTCCATATCAGTGCTTCCGCGGGGCCAGGTAGCTCAACCAGCGGCGCTCGGCCAGCTTGAACAGCTTTACCAGAATGAAGGTCAGGCACAGGTAGAACACGCCGGCGGTGATGTACGCCTCGAACGGCAGGTAATACTGCGCGTTGACGGTACGGGCCGCGCCGGTGATGTCGATCAGGGTCACGATGGACGCCAGACTGGTGGTCTGCAGCATCATGATCACTTCGTTGCTGTACTGCGGCAGCGCCCGGCGCAGGGCCGATGGCAGCAGGATGCGCTTGTACAGCTTGAAGCGCGACATGCCCATGGCCTTGGCGGCTTCGATCTCGCCGTTCGGCGTGGCCTTGAGGCTGCCGGCGATGATTTCGGCGGTGTAGGCGCTGGTGTTGATCGCGAAGGCCAGGCACGCACAGAACGTCGCGCTGGACAGCCACGGCCACAGGAAGCTTTCACGCACTGCTTCGAACTGGGCCAGACCGTAGTAGATCAAAAACAGCTGCACCAACATCGGCGTGCCGCGGATCACGTAGGTGTAGAGCCACGCGGCGCCGTTGAC harbors:
- a CDS encoding ABC transporter permease, with the protein product MIFDYNVIWEAMPLYLGGLLTTLKLLALSLLFGLLAALPLGLMRVSKNPIVNGAAWLYTYVIRGTPMLVQLFLIYYGLAQFEAVRESFLWPWLSSATFCACLAFAINTSAYTAEIIAGSLKATPNGEIEAAKAMGMSRFKLYKRILLPSALRRALPQYSNEVIMMLQTTSLASIVTLIDITGAARTVNAQYYLPFEAYITAGVFYLCLTFILVKLFKLAERRWLSYLAPRKH
- a CDS encoding M14 family metallopeptidase; the encoded protein is MERIDHVLPWSHLGSERKIAVFRFGSGERKAYIQASLHADELPGMRTAWELKKRLGELEAQGLLNGVIELVPVANPLGLGQLLQGNHQGRFEAGSGKNFNRDFVELSAPVAAALADSLGDDPHANIRLIRQAMADHLAALPEASSQLQGMQRVLLSHACTADVVLDLHCDAEAALHMYALPQHWPQWRSLAAHLNVKVGLLAEDSGGSSFDEACSLPWLRLSRQFPDAQIPLACLATTVELGGQANTDRADAVAWAEGILAFLAEQGLITGEWPKPASEPCEGMPFEGTELLLAPHPGVVSFLRKPGEWVEAGDEIFEVIDPVSDRVSTVCAGTSGVLFAIERLRYAQPGFWLAKVAGREALRHGRLLND